A stretch of the Planktothricoides raciborskii GIHE-MW2 genome encodes the following:
- a CDS encoding DUF433 domain-containing protein, translated as MKTLTRITLNPQVMGGKPCIRGMRVTVGAIVGLMASGHTPADILKAYPYLEEADIYEALAYAAWRVEEQEVPLMVT; from the coding sequence ATGAAAACATTAACTAGAATTACTCTTAATCCCCAAGTTATGGGTGGTAAACCTTGCATTCGAGGGATGAGAGTAACCGTAGGAGCGATCGTTGGTCTAATGGCCTCCGGTCACACCCCCGCTGACATTTTGAAAGCCTATCCTTATTTAGAAGAAGCCGATATATATGAAGCCCTAGCTTATGCAGCTTGGCGAGTAGAAGAACAAGAAGTACCCCTGATGGTGACATGA
- a CDS encoding type II toxin-antitoxin system VapC family toxin, with protein sequence MGYLLDTNIVSASLKQNIKINLKLQEVSGFKVDIFISGITYYEIQRGLLRTNATKKLALFEQFCQDYPILFLDHLRIFQKASEIHADLTRQGRIIQDADILIAATAMIHGLILVSHDSDLTRVKDLQLENWLIA encoded by the coding sequence ATGGGTTATTTATTAGATACTAACATTGTTTCTGCATCCCTCAAACAAAATATCAAAATCAACTTAAAACTACAAGAAGTTAGTGGTTTTAAAGTCGATATTTTTATTAGTGGGATAACTTACTATGAAATCCAAAGAGGTCTGCTCAGAACTAATGCCACCAAAAAGCTGGCTTTATTTGAACAATTTTGTCAAGATTATCCCATTTTATTTTTAGACCATCTAAGGATTTTTCAAAAAGCATCAGAAATTCATGCAGATTTAACCCGTCAAGGGAGGATTATTCAAGATGCAGATATTTTGATCGCCGCTACTGCGATGATTCATGGATTAATTTTAGTTTCCCACGATTCTGACTTAACTAGGGTTAAAGACTTACAGCTAGAAAATTGGTTAATAGCGTAA
- a CDS encoding DUF5615 family PIN-like protein yields the protein MESVHWLNVGDPAAIDQIIMNWANTNGYIVFTHDLDFGILLATTQATAPSVIQVRTQDILPTTLENIVIQVLRQFESELDRGALITIDPARSRVKILPIIPSKS from the coding sequence ATTGAGTCAGTTCACTGGTTAAATGTGGGAGATCCAGCCGCCATAGACCAAATAATTATGAATTGGGCTAATACTAACGGCTATATTGTTTTCACTCACGACCTGGATTTTGGCATACTTCTAGCCACTACCCAAGCTACCGCTCCAAGTGTAATTCAAGTAAGAACGCAAGATATCTTACCTACTACCTTGGAAAATATCGTAATTCAAGTTCTGCGTCAGTTTGAATCCGAATTAGATCGCGGTGCTTTAATTACGATCGATCCCGCTCGTTCTCGAGTTAAAATTTTGCCGATTATTCCATCTAAGTCATAA
- a CDS encoding aspartate aminotransferase family protein has protein sequence MTPETLTQKPSVTSTSKEFNSFSAAEFDDAVMETYGRFPIALTKGDGCRVWDTDGKEYLDFVAGIATCTLGHAHPAMVAAVTQQMQTLHHVSNLYYIPVQGQLAQWLVDRSCADRAFFCNSGAEANEGAIKLARKYAHTVLNIDDPVILTAHASFHGRTLATITATGQPKYQKNFDPLVPGFCYVPFNDLEAIKAAIAQLDGGEKRRVAAIMLEALQGEGGVRPGDVAYFQAIRQICDEKGILLILDEVQVGMGRSGKLWGYENLGIEPDIFTSAKGLGGGIPIGALLCKSHCDVFKPGDHASTFGGNPFACAVALAVCHTLESENLLANVQDRGQQLRQGLQAIAAKYPTLVEEVRGWGLINGLELKADSPIASTDLVKAAISQGLLLVPAGLKVVRFVPPLIVSAAEIDRALQLFETAIAQLV, from the coding sequence GTGACTCCAGAAACTTTAACTCAAAAACCTTCTGTCACCTCGACTTCAAAGGAGTTTAACTCCTTTAGTGCGGCTGAATTTGACGATGCGGTGATGGAAACTTATGGCCGTTTTCCCATTGCTTTGACCAAAGGCGACGGCTGTCGCGTATGGGATACGGACGGGAAAGAATATCTAGATTTTGTGGCGGGAATTGCTACTTGTACCCTAGGACACGCTCACCCGGCAATGGTGGCGGCAGTGACGCAGCAAATGCAAACATTGCACCATGTTTCTAATTTGTACTATATCCCGGTACAAGGTCAGTTGGCTCAGTGGTTGGTGGATCGTTCTTGCGCCGATCGCGCTTTTTTCTGCAATTCCGGGGCCGAAGCGAACGAGGGGGCGATTAAATTGGCCCGCAAATACGCCCATACGGTGTTAAATATTGACGACCCAGTGATTTTAACTGCCCATGCGAGTTTCCACGGGCGGACTTTGGCCACTATTACAGCTACGGGTCAACCTAAATATCAGAAGAATTTCGATCCCCTGGTGCCCGGATTTTGCTATGTGCCGTTTAATGACTTGGAAGCGATTAAAGCCGCGATCGCCCAACTCGACGGGGGCGAAAAACGGCGCGTGGCGGCCATTATGCTGGAAGCTTTGCAAGGAGAGGGGGGTGTCCGTCCCGGTGACGTGGCTTATTTCCAAGCAATTCGCCAAATTTGCGATGAAAAAGGCATTTTGCTGATTTTGGATGAAGTCCAAGTGGGAATGGGACGTTCTGGCAAACTTTGGGGTTATGAAAATCTGGGCATTGAACCGGATATTTTTACTTCTGCCAAAGGGTTGGGCGGTGGCATTCCCATTGGGGCGCTGTTGTGCAAATCCCATTGTGATGTGTTTAAACCGGGGGATCATGCCAGCACTTTTGGCGGCAACCCCTTTGCTTGTGCGGTCGCTTTGGCGGTTTGTCATACTTTGGAAAGCGAAAATTTACTGGCGAATGTCCAAGACCGGGGGCAACAGTTGCGCCAAGGTTTACAGGCGATCGCCGCTAAATATCCCACTCTGGTGGAGGAAGTGCGCGGCTGGGGTTTGATTAATGGTTTGGAATTAAAGGCAGATAGCCCGATCGCTTCTACTGACCTGGTGAAAGCGGCAATTTCTCAAGGATTGCTGTTAGTTCCCGCAGGCCTGAAAGTGGTGCGCTTTGTTCCTCCGTTAATTGTTTCTGCCGCAGAAATCGATCGAGCTTTGCAACTGTTTGAAACGGCGATCGCGCAACTGGTCTAA